One window of the Triticum dicoccoides isolate Atlit2015 ecotype Zavitan chromosome 3B, WEW_v2.0, whole genome shotgun sequence genome contains the following:
- the LOC119281127 gene encoding uncharacterized protein LOC119281127 yields MMISASAPFRSDTIEPLTGSNFPRWKSQVELCLGCNEFDYALSEEKPVAPVAGVTGYAELKKEYDVKMEKWNKSNHIALLIMKATISPDISEALPKKDTAKDFLTEMEEQFKGSDKVYAHELFAKLLQKYTIDGNVRQHILRVVNAFTKLKALECSLSEALLVIIILESLPEEFEQFKVNYNSLKEKWPLSEMTARIVQEEERIMRQKKDHVFHVGSNKRKHDGQGFPKPQKRQVKKEGTKPFNPKAFKGKEAGGSSSAPSSSTAGENACNFCKEEGHYQRDCPGFLKWMNKRGIRYDPNYKRRNKKA; encoded by the exons ATGATGATTTCAGCTTCCGCTCCATTCCGGTCCGACACGATCGAACCACTTACGGGGAGTAACTTCCCTCGTTGGAAGTCCCAAGTCGAATTATGTTTGGGTTGTAATGAATTTGACTATGCCTTGAGCGAAGAAAAACCTGTGGCACCTGTGGCAGGTGTCACAGGGTATGCAGAACTCAAGAAGGAGTATGATGTTAAGATGGAAAAGTGGAATAAGTCCAACCATATTGCGCTTCTCATCATGAAAGCGACAATATCGCCGGACATTTCTGAAGCACTCCCTAAGAAAGATACTGCTAAAGATTTCCTCACTGAAATGGAGGAGCAATTTAAAGGCTCCGACAAAGTGTATGCTCATGAGCTTTTTGCTAAACTTCTTCAGAAATACACTATTGACGGAAATGTTAGGCAGCACATATTGAGGGTGGTAAATGCTTTCACCAAGCTTAAGGCTTTGGAGTGTTCTTTAAGTGAAGCCCTTCTTGTCATAATTATTCTTGAGTCTCTTCCTGAAGAGTTTGAACAATTTAAGGTCAACTATAACTCTCTAAAGGAAAAATGGCCACTCTCTGAGATGACCGCAAGGATCGTCCAGGAGGAAGAAAGGATCATGAGGCAGAAGAAAGACCATGTCTTTCATGTTGGCTCTAACAAGAGAAAGCATGACGGACAAGGTTTCCCTAAGCCTCAGAAAAGGCAAGTCAAGAAAGAAGGCACTAAGCCATTCAACCCTAAGGCATTCAAGGGTAAAGAAGCCGGTGGTTCTTCTTCTGCTCCTAGCAGCTCCACTGCTGGAGAAAATGCTTGTAACTTCTGCAAAGAGGAGGGACACTATCAAAGGGACTGCCCAGGCTTTCTAAAATGGATGAACAAAAGAG GGATTCGATACGATCCAAACTataagaggaggaacaagaaagctTAA